A part of Brassica rapa cultivar Chiifu-401-42 chromosome A05, CAAS_Brap_v3.01, whole genome shotgun sequence genomic DNA contains:
- the LOC103869481 gene encoding protein CYPRO4: MGTSQSREDRISDSDTESDSDYYEEEDDDQKQGSSSASGSKPSSDSTSTHEIEQKLNALKLKYPSSSSPTPKIKNAVKLYRHIGGNTPKAKWITAEKLTSYKFVKTSSLEGEDINDYDDGEESNEKGESFWFLGVGGSKVKARVSSDMQLKMFADQRRVDFVSNGVWALKFLTDEDYRRFVTRFQDYLFENVFMVKASEESKMKVYGKDFIGWANPEAADDSMWEDAEGPPEEEEEVDEKDRDLTEEFEEVANGGVQSLALGALENSFLVNDSGVQVYRNMDRGIHGKGVCVRFDGGRAGSSSQTTTPNKALLMRAETNMMLMSPAKQGKLNTSGVKQLDIESGKIVTEWKFEKDGTEITMRDITNDTKGSQLDPSESTFLGLDDNRLCQWDMRDKRGIVQNIDSPVLEWTQGHQFSRGTNFQCFASTGDGSIVVGSRDGKIRLYSKTSMRMAKTAFPGLGSPVTHVDVSYDGKWILGTTDTYLVLICTLFTDKDGRTKTGFSGRMGNKIPAPRLLKLTPLDSHLAGKDNKFHGAHFSWVTESGKQERHIVATVGKFSVIWDLERVKNSAHECYRNQQGLKSCYCYKILLKDESIVESRFMHDRFSFSGNKSPEAPLVVATPQKVSSISLSGRRL; encoded by the exons ATGGGTACTTCTCAGAGTCGCGAAGATCGGATCTCCGATTCCGATACGGAATCCGATTCGGACTActacgaagaagaagacgatgatcAGAAGCAAGGATCTTCATCCGCTTCTGGTTCGAAACCCTCTTCTGATTCAACATCGACTCACGAAATCGAGCAGAAGCTTAACGCCTTGAAGCTGAAATacccatcatcatcatccccaACCCCCAAGATCAAAAACGCGGTGAAGCTTTACCGCCACATCGGTGGAAACACGCCCAAGGCGAAATGGATCACCGCTGAGAAACTCACATCCTACAAATTCGTCAAAACGTCGTCGTTAGAAGGAGAGGATATTAACGATTACGACGACGGTGAAGAGTCAAACGAGAAAGGTGAGTCCTTTTGGTTTCTCGGCGTTGGTGGTTCCAAGGTCAAAGCTAGGGTTTCGAGTGATATGCAGTTGAAGATGTTTGCGGATCAACGCAGAGTTGATTTCGTGAGTAACGGTGTCTGGGCTTTGAAGTTCTTGACGGATGAGGATTACAGGAGGTTCGTTACTAGGTTCCAAGACTATCTGTTTGAGAATGTGTTTATGGTTAAAGCCTCTGAGGAGAGTAAGATGAAAGTTTACGGGAAAGATTTCATCGGGTGGGCTAACCCTGAAGCTGCTGATGATTCCATGTGGGAGGATGCTGAAGGTCCAcctgaggaggaggaagaggttgATGAGAAAGATAGGGACTTGACGGAGGAGTTTGAAGAGGTGGCTAACGGTGGAGTCCAGAGTTTAGCTTTAGGTGCGTTGGAGAATTCGTTTCTTGTGAATGATTCAGGTGTTCAGGTTTATAGGAACATGGACCGTGGGATTCACGGGAAAGGTGTGTGCGTTAGGTTTGATGGTGGAAGAGCTGGTTCGTCGAGCCAGACGACGACGCCGAACAAGGCGCTTTTGATGAGGGCGGAGACTAATATGATGCTGATGAGTCCTGCTAAGCAAGGGAAGCTGAACACGAGCGGTGTTAAGCAGCTTGATATTGAGTCGGGGAAGATTGTTACTGAATGGAAGTTTGAGAAAGACGGGACTGAGATCACTATGAGAGACATAACGAATGATACTAAAGGCTCGCAGCTAGATCCTTCAGAGTCTACGTTTTTGGGGTTGGATGATAATAGGTTGTGTCAGTGGGACATGAGGGACAAGAGAGGTATAGTGCAGAACATCGACTCGCCCGTCTTGGAGTGGACTCAAGGGCATCAGTTTTCTAGAGGGACTAACTTCCAGTGCTTTGCTAGTACTGGAGATGGGTCGATCGTTGTGGGATCGCGTGATGGGAAGATAAGGCTGTACTCGAAGACATCAATGAGAATGGCGAAGACTGCTTTCCCAGGGCTTGGTTCGCCGGTGACACATGTGGACGTGTCTTATGATGGGAAATGGATCTTGGGGACGACGGATACGTACTTGGTTCTTATATGCACCCTTTTCACTGACAAAGATGGTCGGACCAAAACAGGTTTTAGCGGAAGGATGGGGAACAAGATACCAGCGCCTAGGCTGCTGAAGCTAACACCATTAGATTCACACTTGGCAGGAAAAGATAATAAGTTTCACGGCGCGCACTTCTCATGG GTAACTGAGAGCGGGAAGCAAGAGAGGCACATCGTAGCAACAGTGGGGAAGTTCAGTGTGATATGGGACTTGGAACGGGTGAAGAACAGTGCGCACGAGTGCTATAGGAACCAGCAAGGGCTCAAGAGCTGTTACTGCTACAAGATCTTGTTGAAGGATGAGTCAATCGTTGAGAGCCGTTTCATGCACGATAGATTCTCTTTCTCTGGTAACAAATCTCCAGAAGCTCCACTTGTGGTTGCCACTCCTCAGAAAGTCAGCTCCATTAGCCTCTCTGGGAGACGATTGTGA
- the LOC103869485 gene encoding protein CHROMATIN REMODELING 25, translating to MEEEEEVVISSSDSEDSSDSYEEESQDSEGEYENSDENPDCEDLAAVSPPSDADRKSKNVNDLLRGNLVVQRQPLLPRVLSVSEGAAVCRKPFKPPCSHGYNTTGQLSRRLSARKRFVPWGSSSPVVVVLPTKLNESTTIERDEEEEAVSLPPEVEPLVLWQLEESDDATKITVHPLLVRFLRPHQREGVQFMFDCVSGLHGSENINGCILADDMGLGKTLQSITLLYTLLCQGFDGTPMVKKAIIVTPTSLVSNWEAEIKKWVGDRIQLIALCESTRDDVLSGIDSFTRPRSALQVLIISYETFRMHSSKFGQTGSCDLLICDEAHRLKNDQTLTNKALASLTCKRRVLLSGTPMQNDLEEFFAMVNFTNPGSLGDASHFRHYFEAPIICGREPTATEEEKNLAAERSAELSSKVNQFILRRTNALLSNHLPPKIIEVVCCKMTTLQSTLYNHFISSKNLKRALADNAKQTKVLAYITALKKLCNHPKLIYDTIKSKSPGTIGFEDCLEFFPAEMFSGRSGAWTGGDGAWVELSGKMHVLSRLLANLRRNTDDRIVLVSNYTQTLDLFAQLCRERRYPYLRLDGSTSISKRQKLVNRLNDPTKDEFAFLLSSKAGGCGLNLIGANRLVLFDPDWNPANDKQAAARVWRDGQKKRVYVYRFLSTGTIEEKVYQRQMSKEGLQKVIQHEQTDNSTRQGNLLSTEDLRDLFSFHGDVTSEIHGKMSCSRCQNDASGTENTEEGNENNLDDSACQTDQEDIGGFANDAGCLHSLKISERQVGTPLEEDLASWGHHSTSKSVPDMILQASAGDEVTFVFTNQVDGKLIPIKSNPSPKPEVTETGRNRNQAVSNRGFNKPQQRPREPLQPLSPNETNKRVKLSTYKRLHCTSNTDGAQMQMPLQRPNQVSVNHDDDFV from the exons atggaggaagaagaagaagtcgtcATCTCGTCTTCCGATTCCGAAGATTCCAGCGACAGTTACGAGGAAGAATCTCAAGATTCGGAAGGAGAGTACGAAAATTCCGACGAAAACCCTGACTGCGAAGACCTTGCCGCCGTTTCTCCTCCGTCCGACGCCGATCGGAAATCTAAGAACGTAAACGATCTATTGAG GGGCAATCTGGTGGTGCAACGGCAGCCACTCCTTCCTCGGGTGCTTTCAGTATCTGAAGGAGCGGCAGTGTGTAGGAAGCCTTTCAAGCCTCCTTGTTCTCATGGTTATAATACCACCGGTCAACTTTCTCGTCGCCTTTCGGCTCGGAAACGCTTTGTTCCTTGGGGTTCTTCAAGTCCAGTTGTGGTTGTTCTGCCTACTAAGCTCAATGAATCAACCACTATtgagagagatgaagaagaggaagctgtTTCTCTTCCACCTGAAGTTGAACCGTTGGTACTGTGGCAACTTGAAGAATCTGATGACGCAACGAAAATTACTGTGCATCCATTGCTTGTTCGATTTCTTCGGCCTCATCAAAG AGAAGGTGTGCAGTTCATGTTCGATTGTGTTTCAGGATTACATGGTTCGGAAAATATAAATGGTTGCATTCTGGCTGACGACATGGG TTTGGGGAAGACATTGCAGTCCATTACTTTACTATACACACTTCTATGTCAAGGATTTGATGGGACTCCTATGGTTAAAAAGGCCATTATTGTTACACCAACGAGTCTTGTCAGTAACTGGGAAGCTGAAATTAAGAAATGGGTTGGAGACAGGATTCAGCTTATAGCCCTCTGTGAAAGCACCCGAGATGATGTTTTGTCTGGAATAGATAGTTTCACTCGACCACGAAGCGCTTTGCAG GTACTTATTATTTCTTACGAGACATTCCGAATGCACTCATCCAAGTTCGGCCAGACTGGATCCTGTGATCTTCTAATATGCGATGAGGCTCATAGGTTGAAAAATGACCAGACACTAACTAACAAG GCTTTGGCTTCATTGACATGCAAAAGGCGGGTTTTGTTGTCTGGAACTCCCATGCAG AATGACTTGGAAGAGTTTTTTGCCATGGTCAACTTTACAAATCCAGGAAGTTTAGGCGATGCTTCGCATTTTCGCCACTATTTTGAG GCACCTATTATTTGTGGAAGAGAACCTACAGCTACTGAGGAAGAGAAAAATTTAGCTGCTGAACGCTCGGCAGAACTGAGTTCAAAAGTGAATCAG TTTATATTGAGGAGAACTAATGCATTGCTCTCCAATCATTTACCACCTAAG ATAATTGAAGTAGTTTGTTGCAAGATGACTACTCTCCAGTCCACTTTGTACAATCATTTTATAAGCTCAAAAAAT CTTAAAAGAGCACTTGCTGATAATGCAAAGCAGACAAAAGTTTTGGCTTATATAACAGCTCTCAAGAAGCTCTGCAATCATCCAAAG CTAATTTACGATACAATAAAAAGCAAAAGTCCTGGTACTATTGGTTTTGAGGATTGCTTAGAGTTTTTCCCTGCAGAAATGTTCTCCGGGAG ATCTGGAGCATGGACCGGGGGTGATGGTGCCTGGGTCGAACTCTCTGGGAAAATGCATGTTCTCTCCAGACTTTTGGCTAACCTACGTCGGAATACAGATGACCGCATAGTCCTTGTATCAAACTATACGCAG ACATTGGATCTTTTCGCTCAACTCTGTCGCGAAAGAAGATATCCTTATCTGAGGCTGGATGGATCAACATCTATCAGCAAGAGGCAGAAGCTTGTTAACCGGTTGAACGACCCAACAAAG GATGAATTTGCATTTCTCTTAAGCAGCAAGGCAGGTGGCTGTGGATTAAATTTAATTGGTGCTAATCGACTTGTTTTGTTCGATCCCGATTGGAATCCTGCCAATGATAAACAA GCTGCTGCTAGAGTTTGGAGGGATGGGCAAAAGAAAAGAGTGTATGTCTACAGATTTCTTAGTACTGGAACTATTGAAGAAAAG GTATACCAGCGTCAGATGTCAAAAGAAGGGCTTCAAAAAGTTATTCAGCATGAACAGACGGATAACAGCACTAGACAG GGAAACTTACTTTCAACAGAGGATTTAAGAGACTTATTTTCCTTCCACGGTGATGTTAC GTCTGAAATCCATGGAAAGATGAGCTGCAGCAGGTGCCAAAATGATGCCTCTGGTACAGAAAATACGGAAGAAGGAAATGAGAACAATCTTGATGACAGTGCTTGCCAGACTGATCAAGAAGATATAGGCGGATTTGCAAACGATGCAGGATGCCTTCACTCGTTGAAAATCTCCGAGAGACAG GTGGGCACTCCATTGGAGGAAGATCTAGCAAGCTGGGGTCATCATTCTACCTCAAAGTCTGTTCCAGATATGATACTGCAAGCTTCAGCTGGTGACGAG GTTACATTTGTATTCACAAACCAGGTAGATGGGAAGCTCATTCCCATCAAATCAAATCCTAGTCCAAAACCGGAAGTAACCGAAACAGGTCGCAACCGAAACCAAGCTGTAAGTAACCGTGGCTTCAACAAGCCGCAACAAAGACCTCGGGAACCGCTGCAACCGTTGTCTCCCAACGAGACCAACAAAAGAGTGAAGTTGTCTACGTATAAGCGTTTACACTGTACTAGTAATACTGATGGTGCTCAAATGCAAATGCCTTTGCAAAGACCAAATCAAGTGTCTGTAAATCATGATGATGATTTTGTGTGA
- the LOC103869484 gene encoding putative leucine-rich repeat receptor-like serine/threonine-protein kinase At2g14440: protein MLPFFFFLLLSFSISQALPPPRGFYLNCGSPSITKLNDINYTSDRGFINVGNTTTIKQKDLLPILSTLRYFPDKSSRKHCYNFPVARNSKYLIRTTYYYGNFDGKNSPPVFDQIIGGTKWSVVNTSEDYSKGQSSYYEIVVGVPGRTLSVCLAKNANTLSSPFISALDVQSLEDTMYNSTDLGLYKLSLIARNSFGVDGEMISYPDDKYNRLWQPFSDKKHQSVTSQSSVNPSDFWNIPPAKAFVEGFTVTKGKALELKWPPFPLPATKYYIALYFQDDRSPSPLSWRAFGASINGATFSRKLNVSTNGVMVYSGQWPLSGQTTITLTTAKGSPMGAVINAGEVFQVIPIGGATNISDVTALEDLLESIDEPPVDWSGDPCLPLANSWTGVTCSKEKITKVISLNLTNRGLAGSLPPSISNMTALKDLWLGKNNLTGPIPDLSPMTRLETLHLEDNQFNGSIPESLAQLPNLRILSIKNNKLQGTIPSALLQRKGLTIQASPENMPSTNNTGPS, encoded by the exons ATgcttcctttcttcttcttcctcttgttaTCGTTCTCAATCTCTCAAGCTCTCCCTCCTCCTCGAG GTTTTTACTTAAACTGTGGATCACCTTCCATAACCAAACTCAACGACATAAACTACACATCGGACAGAGGATTCATCAACGTAGGAAACACGACGACAATAAAACAAAAGGACCTTCTTCCAATCCTCTCAACACTGCGTTACTTCCCAGACAAGTCATCACGAAAACACTGTTACAACTTCCCCGTCGCCAGGAACTCAAAGTACCTTATCCGAACCACTTACTACTACGGAAACTTCGACGGAAAAAACAGCCCGCCGGTGTTCGACCAGATCATTGGAGGTACAAAATGGAGCGTTGTGAATACATCTGAGGATTACTCCAAGGGTCAGAGTTCTTATTACGAGATCGTTGTTGGTGTTCCCGGGAGGACACTAAGTGTTTGTCTAGCCAAGAACGCAAATACACTTTCCTCACCTTTTATATCGGCTTTAGATGTGCAATCTCTTGAGGATACAATGTATAATTCAACTGATCTTGGGTTATACAAGCTCAGCCTCATCGCTAGGAACAGCTTTGGAGTAGATGGAGAGATGATTAG CTATCCAGATGATAAATACAACCGTCTATGGCAACCGTTCTCTGACAAGAAACATCAGTCAGTGACTTCTCAAAGCAGTGTTAACCCATCAGACTTCTGGAACATTCCACCGGCTAAAGCTTTTGTGGAAGGCTTCACAGTGACTAAAGGGAAGGCTCTAGAGCTTAAATGGCCGCCGTTTCCTCTTCCGGCCACAAAGTACTATATAGCTCTGTATTTTCAGGATGATAGGAGTCCAAGCCCCTTGAGCTGGAGAGCCTTTGGTGCATCAATCAATGGAGCTACCTTTTCAAGAAAACTCAATGTGAGCACCAATGGGGTTATGGTTTACTCAGGTCAGTGGCCATTGTCAGGTCAGACTACGATCACGTTGACTACTGCTAAAGGTTCACCGATGGGAGCAGTGATCAATGCTGGAGAAGTGTTTCAGGTTATTCCCATAGGTGGAGCCACTAATATAAGCGATG TAACGGCGTTGGAAGACTTGTTAGAGAGCATCGACGAGCCTCCTGTAGATTGGTCCGGTGATCCATGCCTTCCTCTTGCCAACTCGTGGACTGGTGTAACTTGCTCCAAAGAAAAAATCACCAAAGTGATTTCTCT GAATCTGACAAATCGTGGACTAGCGGGCTCTCTACCACCAAGCATTAGCAACATGACTGCACTTAAAGATCT ATGGTTAGGGAAGAACAATCTCACAGGACCGATACCAGATTTGAGTCCAATGACGAGATTAGAAACTCT ACATTTAGAGGACAACCAGTTCAATGGATCGATTCCAGAGTCACTTGCACAGCTCCCTAATCTCCGCATACT GTCCATCAAGAACAACAAGCTTCAAGGTACAATTCCTAGTGCACTCCTCCAGAGAAAGGGCCTAACTATTCA GGCGTCTCCTGAGAACATGCCAAGCACAAACAACACCGGGCCGAGTTAG
- the LOC108871899 gene encoding F-box protein At2g07140-like: MKMLKLPEDLIEEILCRVPASSVKQLRSTCKGWNSLFNDKRIIRKHCDKAPKQFMVLMLLSNSFTILPMSIIHLNGTPSVKRKREVGLLDPHHNNSYRFHISQVFHCEGLLLCASYKESRFLVWNPLTNQSRWTQFNKRYTGFTYFFLGYNEDRKSCNKSYKVLSFDPISMMSDVVIHDLNSEVSDSCRTIDNDNHPGVPHIGQSLSLKGNTYWFDKDETKMHLGIFLNEFDFSTEKLGRRVLLLISVENMKT, from the coding sequence ATGAAGATGTTGAAACTTCCAGAAGATTTGATAGAGGAGATACTCTGTCGTGTACCAGCCTCATCAGTGAAGCAACTACGTTCTACTTGCAAAGGATGGAACAGTTTATTCAACGACAAAAGAATCATAAGAAAGCACTGTGATAAAGCCCCAAAGCAGTTTATGGTTCTCATGCTGCTGTCCAACTCATTCACAATTCTTCCAATGAGCATCATCCATCTCAATGGAACTCCATCTGTAAAACGTAAACGTGAGGTTGGCCTACTCGATCCGCATCACAATAACTCATATCGATTCCATATATCTCAAGTCTTTCACTGCGAAGGCTTGTTGTTATGCGCCTCTTACAAGGAATCTAGATTCCTGGTTTGGAACCCTCTTACTAATCAATCAAGATGGACTCAGTTCAACAAACGTTACACGGGATTCACCTACTTTTTCCTCGGTTACAACGAAGACAGAAAATCATGTAATAAGAGTTACAAAGTCTTGAGCTTTGATCCTATTAGCATGATGAGTGATGTAGTAATCCATGATCTTAATTCTGAAGTCTCTGATTCATGTAGGACTATCGATAATGACAACCATCCAGGCGTGCCCCACATTGGTCAGAGTTTATCTTTGAAAGGAAATACTTACTGGTTTGACAAAGATGAAACAAAAATGCACCTTGGTATATTCTTGAACGAATTTGATTTTTCAACAGAGAAACTTGGACGTCGTGTGCTTCTCCTTATCAGTGTCGAGAATATGAAAACTTGA
- the LOC103869482 gene encoding protein disulfide-isomerase SCO2, protein MFRLYPNCSLPSLLFLPRLPPSRSFRCRATADIPLGDGVRIPREQDSSSDTARSRDVSAAAGGNGESGKWRKRRLLWSKSGVSYLVGDDDALPLPMTYPNTSPVSPDEIDRRLQCDPVVEDCKEVVYEWTGKCRSCQGSGSVSYYKKRGKEVICKCIPCQGIGYVQKITSRTDIDVMEDLDNEAS, encoded by the exons ATGTTCCGATTATACCCAAACTGCTCTCTACCTTCTCTCCTCTTCCTTCCCCGCCTTCCTCCTTCTCGCTCCTTCCGTTGCCGCGCCACCGCCGATATCCCTCTAGGCGACGGAGTCCGGATACCGCGTGAACAGGATTCCTCCTCTGACACGGCGAGGTCTCGAGATGTCTCCGCCGCGGCCGGAGGGAACGGTGAATCGGGTAAGTGGAGGAAAAGGAGGCTGCTGTGGTCGAAAAGCGGAGTGAGTTACTTGGTAGGAGACGACGACGCGCTTCCTCTGCCTATGACTTATCCGAATACATCCCCTGTGTCGCCCGATGAGATTGACCGGAGGTTGCAGTGCGATCCTGTTGTCGAG GATTGCAAGGAAGTGGTTTATGAGTGGACTGGCAAGTGTAGAAGTTGCCAAGGATCTGGATCTGTCAGCTATTACAAGAAAAGGGGTAAAGAGGTTATCTGCAAATGCATACCTTGCCAAGGGATAG GATATGTGCAGAAGATAACATCTCGAACGGACATTGATGTGATGGAAGATTTGGATAATGAAGCATCTTGA